The Cytobacillus firmus genome segment ATGTAATAGTTCTATTTTACTATATTACCGGATTGCTTATAGGTAAAACGCATTGAATCAGTTTTTAAAATAAAAAGAATGAATGATTAATGCAACATGATAGTCGTGATTGCTGTCCTCCACATTGATTACCTGAACGCCGCTAATAATATGACTCCGTTTTAATCTGCCAAGCACTTCTGTTTCTCTAGTTAAAGTAATGGCAGACATAACCGATGAGGCAGAGGAAATATAAGAAACGTCATGAAGTCTGTATTCAATAGCTTCTTTTAATTTTGCCGAATTCTTTAAGGTGATGACTGTATGAGCTTCTCCTATTTGCGTTCCGTTCTTATAGATCCTCCATTGATCCTGTTGGCTTATCCACTTTTTACGATACCAGCGTACATCATACAAATCCTGGTCAATGCGTACTTCAAAAGACAAATACCAATTTAAACCGAAGCTATCTCCTAAAGCATACTGCCATCTCTGAGGAAAATACCGTTTTACGTATCCTCTCATATTTCGTCCTTTAAAAAGCGGCTTTTCAATCATTAACGATTTTT includes the following:
- a CDS encoding tubby C-terminal domain-like protein, whose translation is MIQLNIIFVLFILALLARYLVFGAFEPAMFAAAFLFPAASVVIFFISKRLADRERAYLPKSKDDWSFYHIQKSLMIEKPLFKGRNMRGYVKRYFPQRWQYALGDSFGLNWYLSFEVRIDQDLYDVRWYRKKWISQQDQWRIYKNGTQIGEAHTVITLKNSAKLKEAIEYRLHDVSYISSASSVMSAITLTRETEVLGRLKRSHIISGVQVINVEDSNHDYHVALIIHSFYFKN